The Colletotrichum destructivum chromosome 7, complete sequence genome contains the following window.
gttccCGTACCCTGCGGCAGCTCCGCCTCGTACGCCGCGGCGAAACGCCTCGCTTGCTCCTCGAacccgtcgacgccgtcccgCGCCAGGGCAGCCCGGACGCCCGCGAAGAAGTCGGTCATGACCTGGTGGTTGTGAATCTGGAGGAGCGTCCAGCCGAGCATCTCCTTGGCGTTGAGTAGGTGGTGTAAGAACGCGCGATGGTGCGTCGTGCAGGCGTAGCAAGGGCAGCCCCGGACGAGGGGTTCGAGGGAGGCCTCGTTCTCGGGCGACCACATGTCCTCGCCGAGCGGTAGGGTGGCCTTGCTCTGGTGGATGTCGGCGGGTGGCGGGAAGGTGAAGGACAGCgccacgccggcgtcggAGATGGCGTTGAGGAAGGGTATTGTGCAGAGGTCGATACCCAAAGAGATTTGGCGGAGGATTTCTTGGGGTGTGGCGGGAAtgtggagagagagacggggcAGCGAGACCAGTGGTTCGTGATTGTCCACGATGTCGGGCATCAGGTCTACATCGTAGACGGCCAGTCCTGAAACGGAGTCGACAATGTCGTCGGCCAAGTTACGGAGATGCTCCCACTGAATGGGATACGGCACCGCCAAGACGGGCGCAAACACAGAGACCCCGGACTCCTTCAGAGCTTCCCGCCTCTTGGGCGTCAGAAACGCATCAGTCCAGTCCTCGGTTCGCCCAGCCATGCGTACGAGCTTCTTCGGGACCGGCATCGTGCTCGTGTGGAAAAGATCTGCCGGGCTGATGGCGATGTCGGGCTTAAGcgtctcgacggcgtccgagTACTCGTCCACTGTAAGGTTCCGGAAGCCGGTGGATGTGAAGATGGCCATGGACTTTGCGCCGTTGCCCACAGGAGTCTTAATCGCCGGGCATCGTCTGGGAGCGAGAACCGTGACTATCGTCTCGGGCAGGCACGTAAAGGTGTGAAGAGGCTTTTTGTCAGGCGAAGGTATTGAGAGCGCCGAAgggttcttcttctcgatgACTGGGCTTCCAGTCAGTTTTCATGAATAATCTCTCGTGTCaaagaaaaaagggaagGTGGAAATGAGAGTCAAAGGGTCTTGGGCCAACCAACAGTCCTCAAGCGCCATATATGCTGCACCGACAGAAACATGTTTTTTGAGGTTGTCGGGTGTGACGTGAGGAACGACGCCCCTCGATGCCACGGCGATGTAGTTCGGGGTTTCGATGGGGTTCCTCTTGGAGAGACTCAGTCTTCCCAGTCGAGCCGCCGAGGtgctgccgtcgacggccttcttcagaATTTCGAATATCATGTCTTCCGGTTTCCTCCTCTCGTTGACGGTTTGCGCATCATTCATCTTGACACATTCCTGACCCCTCAAGCAAGCTGTGAGTCAACCCCCGGTGTGGTTGGTTGTAATGGCAGACGATTTGCTGGTCCTAGGCCCGATCTTTGAAACTTGACCGCAAATTCCGAAATAGCTCACTTCTCTCTCCCAAGTCAGTTGCCGGTGGTCAATCGCTCGCATTCGCCGTATCGTCAAATCAAATCAAGGGTTGTGAGATGTTCTAGCGCAGGTGTAAAACGAAAAGGGCAGTCAGCCACACACGCGACAGTCCCAGCCACATCGAGCAGTCCTACGTTGAGGCTTGAAGCTGTGGCTTGACCATTCCTTATGGAAGCGGGTGGGTCTGATACCACAGACACAGTGGTACGTACCTGCCATCAAGTTCTagccgatgacggcgggcCACTGCGGCTCGGTGTTCCGGCGGAGCCCCGGGCGGATCCGGACGAAGGGTGCTACAGGGGGGTTCGACCAAGCACAGATGCAGTGGAACTGGGCTGCCCTGGCCAATCATTTGAATAGATGCCGCTCTGACGACGCCCAGTGCTGCTGCCAACGGCAAACGCAACGCAGATCGACAGCGAGAtggttgctgttgctgctttTTTTTGCCCGTTGTTCTGCATGTTCGGCTGTCGGTCAGTCGGTCTCGGAGGGGCTGGCGGGATGACGTACGCTGCGGTCGGCGAAGACCAAGGTTTGACGTGACCGGCTTTGGAAGGGGACGACATGTGAGAGACTCGACCTGAATGGAAAAAGACCAAATCAACATATTGATGAGAGTTTTGACCTCGACCCAAAGTCCGAGGGAAAGTGGTTGCTGGGGCATAAGTGACTTTGCTATGCTGGCTGTTTGACCGTTGGGTCGCTTCTGATGGATGCCAGTAACAAACATCACACTAATTGCATACGGTAATCCAAGTGCAAAAGTAAGCGATATGGAGACAGCGGGCAAACGGACAGCGTTAAAGTCTCAATAGATCTAAACTAATATAACCATATATAATTAACGTTCATCGTCCCTTACAGATATCGTGACAAGCACTTATAAATCTCTCCAAATGCAGTCGTAATCATCAGATAGGCTCATCCCTCGGCTCAATCAGAACCTCGTTGACGGCAACGTGCTCTGGCTGGCACACGGCGTACACGATCGAGGAAGCGACGTCTTCGGGGTCCAGGACCTTGGCCCCCGTGGGCTCGCCGTacttcttgatggcctcggcgtcggtcgaCATGCCCAGCAATTCCGTGGCCGTGTTCCCGGGCTGGATCGAGGTGACACGCAGGCCCGTTCCGGCCGTCTCTAGGCGCAGGCTCTGCAGCGTGGCCTCCACGAAGAACTTGCTGGCCGAGTAGACGCCCAGGCCGGGGAAGACCTTGCGGCCGGCGTCGGAGGAGATGGCCACGATGTGGCCCTTGCCGCGGCTAAGCATGCCAGGGACGGTGTTGGACAGGCAGTGCAGGAGACCCTTGCAGTTGACGTCGACGGTGCGCTCCCACTCCTCGGTCTGGTTGTTCGCCATCATGGTGAAGTACATGACGCCGGCGCAGCTGACAAGGATGTCGACGGGGCCGAGCttgtccgccgccgcttgcATGAGCGACGCGACGTCCTCCTTGTTCGTGACATCCGTCTTGTGGATGAGGACCTTGCCACCGGTGCCGGCAAGCTTAGCCTTGACGGTCTCCAATGCTTCCGTGCGTCtcgcggcgagggcgatgtgGGCGCCTTCCCGGGCAAGACCGGCTGCAACAGCCGCTCCGATGCCCGAGGAAGCGCCAGTGATGACGGCAaccttgccggcgaggcggccCTTGGTGACACGGGACGTAGCACCGTTGGCGTCGGCCCTTCGTGGGGGTCTCGAGAGCCAGCCTCTAGCGCAGAAGTGACGAGTGTAAGTCTCGAGCAGGTTGGTGTCGATCTTGGGGCGGGGGAGGTTGTACAGGGCCAGAGCAGAGGCCGTGGCGTCGTCCTTGAGGACGGTGACCGCCTGCAGAGCCTCGGCGGTGGGCATACCACCACGGAGAATGTCGACGGTGAAAGGCACGTCGCCCGCGGTGCCGAAGCCTCGCTTCTTGGTCCAGAGCTCAACCCAGTCGTCCCACGGGACACGTGTGGTAGGGAACCCGAGCTCGTTCAAGCTGTCAAAGATGTAGTTGGCCGAAACCGGGTTGGGGTCGCCGAGGTGATAGACGAGCTGATTGGGGTCGGTGTGGTTGGCTAATGTAGTGATAGCCGCGCTGACAAAGTCGACAGGCGTCATCTCGGCGAACCAGCCGTCGACATGAGGCGCAGTCTTGAGATGCAACGACTCGACGATCAGGGCGTTCAAGAGATCCCAGGCGTTGCACGAGCCCGTCTTACTATGGCCACTGATCGTACCGGGCCGGTAGACCTTGCACGGCATACCTCGGCGAGCGGCCTCGTAGaccagcttctcggccaccCACTTGGTCTGACCGTACCCGTCGATCAGCTTCTCGGGGACGTCATCGATGTCGACCATGGCGTCTTCGGACCAACCTGCCACAGAAGGAGTCAGAACACCGTTCGTGGACACGTGGTGAAGCGTGGCGCCGCTCTTGGATGCCAGGCGCAGGATCTCTCTGGTGCCTCCGACGTTGGGACTTCTCAGCGCAGCATAGGGGTACACCAGgttgacggtggcggcggcgtggatgATGACCTCGACACGGGACACAATGTCATCGTAGACATCCGAGGCAATGCCCAGGTGCTCTCGTGACAGGTTTCCAGGCACAACCTCCATCCTGTCAAGCAGGGAGTCATCCCAGATGCCGAGATCAATGAGGTTCTTGCGAATTCTGGCCATTCCTGCAGGACGCATATCATCCGTCGGGTCTGTGAACCGGACGAGGCAGATGATGTGTGCCGAAGTGGTTTCCACGAGGTTCTTGAGAAGGAATGCTCCGAGGTATCCAGTCGCGCCGGTCAGAAGGACTGTGCCGGCATCGTTCAAACGCCGCATGGAAGTTCCGTTGGACTGAATGTCTTCGGGAAGAATCGAGTCGGCACGGAGAACGGCCGGGAGATCGGCTTGCACGGCCGCGGTATGGCCATCGCGAGCATCGCGAATAGCCTGCAGGTGACCTTGCAGGGTGGGGGTACCAGCAAGAGGGGCAAGCGGGACGGGGAATCCGAATTCCTTGGTAAAACGGTTCGCCAGATCCGCCAGAACGAGAGAGTGGCCTCCGATGTCGAAAAAGTCGTGCTCTTCGGTGATGGCACTGTCCGGCATgttgagggcggcggcccaGAGTTTCTTGACGGTCTCCAGCTTAACCTTTGTGTTCTGttccttctcgccgttggTGGCCAGCTtggggctcggcggcggtggcaagGCCTTCAGGTCGGTCTTTCCAGAGACACCATGAGTGGGAAGCTCTTCAAGCTCCACCCAGTACGTTGGGATCATGTAGAGGGCGAGATGCTCTCCAAGAACACGTCTAGCGGCGGGACTGTACCCAGACTCATCCACTACGACGTCCGCTCGGCCTCTCTTGTCCTCGTTGTCACGGACGATGTAGGCAACGAGCTGTCTTTCGAGGCCCTCTCCGTGAGAGGAGACGGCACAGTCACGCACGGCCAGGTGCTTGACAATAGCGTTCTCGACCGCACCGGGCTGGACGGTGTAGCCACGGGTCTTGATCATGCCACCTGCTCGGCCCGTGATCTCGAGAAGCCCAGAGGGAAGCACGCGGGCAAGATCGCCGGTGCGGTACATGCGGGCACCTTCCTTCTTGACGAAAGGATCCGGATGGAAAGCTTTAGCAGTCGTCTCCGGGAGGTTCAGATATCCCCTCGCCAGGAGGTCGCCGCCCACGTAGAGCTCTCCGCTGACGTTGTTGCCGACTCTGTTACCGTTCTCATCCATGATGTAGATGTGCTCCGGGTCCATAGGTGGGCCGACGGGGCAAACGCGGGTCTCAAAGTCAACAAAAGTGCGGAtgtcaccggcggcgacctcgtgGGTCTCGCTAGCGCTGTAGACGTTCAAGAGTCTAGTTTCGGGCAATGCCTTGATTGCTCTGCGGCAGAGGTCGGTGGTAACCACCTCGCCATTCAACCAGAGAGACCGCAACTTAGGCAGGCGCTTGCTCAGATCAGGGTGACGGGACAGGACAGTTGCCAGCAAGGTGGGCGTCATGAGGGTGTCTGTGATCTGTCGAGAGTCGAGCAGGTTGACAAGAGCTGAGGGGTCGTAACTGGCACTGTCCGGAACAGCGAAAACTGCCGCTCCGCGCAAAAGGGGGCGGAGCATCTCCCAGACGAAGAACACATTGCAGGCTACACGATCACCCGGTTGCAAGTCGCTGAGGCCAAATCTGAGGTCGTACGAAAGCACGGCGGCTCTGTGAGGGTTGGCAATGCCTTTCGGCTGGCCGGTCGTGCCCGAGGAGTACGACACGAAGGCGAGACGATCAAGGTCGTCGCTAGCGGGCAACGGAGAAAGCTCGCCGTTTGCATGGCCGTTGACAGTCGTCTTGCTGGGCTCGTCGTAGACGATAATGGGTACATCTGCCTTGATGTGGTTGACGTGTGCGTTTTGGGTGATGACCACTGTAGGCTTTGCGTCCTGGATGACATCGCGAAGAAGCCCAGAGGGATACGCGAGCTCGAGTACCAGGAAAGCACCGCCGGCGCGAAGAGCAGCCAACGAAGCAACGACGTAGTCTGCACTCCGGCTCATGagcacgccgacgaggctgtCTCTGCCAACTCCATAATGCCGACGTAGGCGGTCGGCGAGTGCCTGTGTCTCTTGGTCCAACTCGGCGTAGGTAAGAGTTCGCGACTCATCCTCAAGAGCAAGAGCATCTGGTGTGGCCTTTGCCTGCTGCTCGAAGAGCGCGGCGAGGTCCTTGGTGATGTCGAGAATCGGCATCGTGACAAGTGTCTGATAAGAGGAGATGAGTGGGGGCTGGGGGTTGGGGGTATATGGCGGCCAATTCGTGAAATCGTAAGAGACAAGACGACCAAGTCGAACAAATGAATAAAACTGCAATCACTTCCAGGGGACGCGATGAGAAAAAATGGGAGGTGTGATAAGTCCCAGGACAGTGAAGTCTGGACAAGAAAGAATTGTTGTTCACTTCGAGGCAACCTCTTGTCTTTTGGGATAAAAGTAAACAGGGCAGCGGCAGCTTTAAATCGGCGAAGGAAAGAGGTCACGAGACAGAAGGTTGTCAGAAGCTCTTCCAACTGGCTAGTTAAAAGCAGTTGAGGCAAGGAGTGACGAGGAAACGACACAACCAACAGGGCGGGAAGGCAAATGTGTGTGTACCTTGCGTGGCTTCACAGTCTCCTACCGGTTAGAATTCCCTCAACAAGTTGGACCGCCGACGAAGGTAGCGTAGCACATGCAGCACCGCACCGACAGCCGTCACGAAGCGATCAACCATCGGTACGGGGTAGCCCAGGCCAATCCATGGCACCCACTATCGGGAGGACACGGCCAATGAGGTACATGGTTGCCAAGTTGACCGATAGTTTAGATGGGTCGAAAGAAGGCGATAGAAGCCGTCCTAACTCAGTCCAAGGTGAGGAGGAAATGTGGCAAGGTTCAGCACGTGTCGGTTTTCAGGCTCTCTTACTCTATGTATGTAACTATCAGTAGCAAAGGCAGCCCTAATGCCGCTGAAGACGCATGAATTGAGGGTCTAGGCCGACTCGGCTAGGATCATAAGCGAGTAGGCGGCGTAGGATGCTTCGGTTGATGGCGTTGTACCTAATAACGCGGGAAAGGTCCCCAAGGGGAGCGTTGAGCTTGAGAGCACATGTCAAAAGGTTGTACAGTAGAGGCGATATCGGTGAcgaaaaagagaaaaaaaaaaagtctaAACGACCGTGGGGGCCAGAGTGTCATTTTAAGCATGACCGACTGAGAGAGTTGTAGGTAGTTCGTCATTTAAAGCGACGGAGCCCACGAATTCGGAACTCATTCTGACTGCCAACTGACTCGCCGCcgtactgctgctgttgggCTTGGGGTGGGGGTTTGCGCCATAGCTGCACCGCCACTGTGGCTGGTACGACGGGGAAGAGTCGGTCCGTCATGTGGCCAGGTCTCGGCGTGGGGCATCGGTGGCTGAGGCACTCGGGTCGGTGGCCGCCGCTCCGACACTCCGACACCCGATCCACTTAAATCAATGCTTCCGTTCACACACCACTTTGAGAGTAGCATCTTGGATACGTACCCTTTTCCTGCACTTTATCGCCACGCGGAACACCGGGCGCGTGCGCAAGGACCAACCGATGCTCCACCTGCCAGTTCAAGTCCGACAGGGTGGGTCGGTGCCGCGGGATCGACTGCTTCAGGATCACTGGCTAATGCGGTTCCTGATCCGTTCCTTGGTTTCCTTGAGCCACAGCGCTGCCATTCACGCCCATCAAGAGGCCCCCCGTCGTCCCGTCTGATGTTTCAAAGCCAATGCGTCGACGTCGTTAGGCAGCTGGACGAGAGGCCAGCGAAACGTTCGTTTCACGACCGAGAAGAACTTCGTCATTTGATAGCATCGCATTGATACCGTTGCTCTCTGCCTTTTCTGGTATGacctctctgcctctctctccctgcGCATCCGCCCCCAATGCCGAGCCTTTTTCTTTGCTGACTGATTGTCAAGGCGTCCGGATACGGTAGTAGTCCTTCCTCAGGACTCCCTCCCTCTAGCCACTTTGGCTCCTCACATTTCGCCCCTGTCCGGTCCGGCGAACCGTTACCAACAATCCACCTTACATATCTTGCCTAGCCCCACGTCCATTCCTCCACCATGGCTGACGGCAGAAGACATGAACACGAACCGCTCCTCACTGCCATGGAGCGACAACAGGCCGACGAGCCTGCCACCACCCGGGCGAATCCCACCGAGCACCCCGATGCGCCGCTCGCGGATACCGCACGTCGCGAGCTCGAAGTAGACGACGACTCGTCTTCCCAATCGACGCCCCGGTTCATGCAAGACGACGGATCATGGAAGAGGTGGAGATGGGTGCCATACCCGGTGCGCCGCATCGTCAAGGCCACCGCGAAGTGGTCAAAGGGCCCGCCGAACCCGCGGAACTACAAGATCAAGCCCATATTGCCACAAATCCAAGAGTTCCCTCTCGTCCTCATCGATCGATACCTACCGTTGTTCAAACACCGtgtcggcctcgtcttcctctaCGTCGCCGTCTGGATCATCACCTTCGCTTTGGTCAAGAGGAGTGAGACCTTCGCGACCGAGGTCGAGGGATGGGGGGCGCCGCAGCAGATCGGCTGCGGCGCGACGTACTGGGGTCGGGGTAACAACTGCGGTCTCAACGGCGCTGACTGCCGCCCATTCAACGGCAGCGGCTTCCCTTTTAGGTGTTCGGCCAACTGCGCCGGCTACATGGTCCTGAACCCGAGGGCTGTCGGGGACCAGGAGATCGTCTACCAGTcgctcgtcatcggcgggcCGACCGACAACTCCAGCACACCCATCTACCGTGGCGATTCGTTCCTCTgcagcgccgccatccacgCCGGTGTCGTCTCCAATGAGAACGGAGGCTGCGGCGTGGTCCGCCTTGTCGGACGACACGAGGGCTTCCCCAGCTCCGAGAGAAACGACATCGAGAGCATCAGCTTCGATTCCTATTTCCCGCTCTCTTTCACTTTCGAACCGGGCATCCAGTGCAAGGCTCGGGACCTCAGGTGGAACTTGCTGGCGATCTCCCTCGTCTTTACGACAATCCTCTCCCTGCTcacggcgtcgcccgcggtcttcttcttttccatcTTCACCGGTGTGTTCTGGCATGTCGGGCTTGCCTCGGACCCGCCCAACCATTACTCTGTCGCCGATCTCGTGTCCAACATCATCGGCAAGTTCCTCCCCGCCATGTTCTGCGCCTGGGTCATGTACGACAAGATGGGCGTCCGGCGGACGCTCACCGGCCTTACGGCTCAGGTCGAGAAGACCGTCCTGTGGCTCGGCGGGTGCTGGGTCGGCGC
Protein-coding sequences here:
- a CDS encoding Putative tRNA-guanine(15) transglycosylase, queuine tRNA-ribosyltransferase accessory subunit QTRTD1, whose amino-acid sequence is MNDAQTVNERRKPEDMIFEILKKAVDGSTSAARLGRLSLSKRNPIETPNYIAVASRGVVPHVTPDNLKKHVSVGAAYMALEDFIEKKNPSALSIPSPDKKPLHTFTCLPETIVTVLAPRRCPAIKTPVGNGAKSMAIFTSTGFRNLTVDEYSDAVETLKPDIAISPADLFHTSTMPVPKKLVRMAGRTEDWTDAFLTPKRREALKESGVSVFAPVLAVPYPIQWEHLRNLADDIVDSVSGLAVYDVDLMPDIVDNHEPLVSLPRLSLHIPATPQEILRQISLGIDLCTIPFLNAISDAGVALSFTFPPPADIHQSKATLPLGEDMWSPENEASLEPLVRGCPCYACTTHHRAFLHHLLNAKEMLGWTLLQIHNHQVMTDFFAGVRAALARDGVDGFEEQARRFAAAYEAELPQGTGTRPRARGYHFKPDPNPSRINPPAWENFATDGERAGAGTNGTAAAAAAGGTETPLVPDVGSLKLEEKGFAEVTHGEGKPE
- a CDS encoding Putative AMP-dependent synthetase/ligase domain, short-chain dehydrogenase/reductase SDR, ANL yields the protein MPILDITKDLAALFEQQAKATPDALALEDESRTLTYAELDQETQALADRLRRHYGVGRDSLVGVLMSRSADYVVASLAALRAGGAFLVLELAYPSGLLRDVIQDAKPTVVITQNAHVNHIKADVPIIVYDEPSKTTVNGHANGELSPLPASDDLDRLAFVSYSSGTTGQPKGIANPHRAAVLSYDLRFGLSDLQPGDRVACNVFFVWEMLRPLLRGAAVFAVPDSASYDPSALVNLLDSRQITDTLMTPTLLATVLSRHPDLSKRLPKLRSLWLNGEVVTTDLCRRAIKALPETRLLNVYSASETHEVAAGDIRTFVDFETRVCPVGPPMDPEHIYIMDENGNRVGNNVSGELYVGGDLLARGYLNLPETTAKAFHPDPFVKKEGARMYRTGDLARVLPSGLLEITGRAGGMIKTRGYTVQPGAVENAIVKHLAVRDCAVSSHGEGLERQLVAYIVRDNEDKRGRADVVVDESGYSPAARRVLGEHLALYMIPTYWVELEELPTHGVSGKTDLKALPPPPSPKLATNGEKEQNTKVKLETVKKLWAAALNMPDSAITEEHDFFDIGGHSLVLADLANRFTKEFGFPVPLAPLAGTPTLQGHLQAIRDARDGHTAAVQADLPAVLRADSILPEDIQSNGTSMRRLNDAGTVLLTGATGYLGAFLLKNLVETTSAHIICLVRFTDPTDDMRPAGMARIRKNLIDLGIWDDSLLDRMEVVPGNLSREHLGIASDVYDDIVSRVEVIIHAAATVNLVYPYAALRSPNVGGTREILRLASKSGATLHHVSTNGVLTPSVAGWSEDAMVDIDDVPEKLIDGYGQTKWVAEKLVYEAARRGMPCKVYRPGTISGHSKTGSCNAWDLLNALIVESLHLKTAPHVDGWFAEMTPVDFVSAAITTLANHTDPNQLVYHLGDPNPVSANYIFDSLNELGFPTTRVPWDDWVELWTKKRGFGTAGDVPFTVDILRGGMPTAEALQAVTVLKDDATASALALYNLPRPKIDTNLLETYTRHFCARGWLSRPPRRADANGATSRVTKGRLAGKVAVITGASSGIGAAVAAGLAREGAHIALAARRTEALETVKAKLAGTGGKVLIHKTDVTNKEDVASLMQAAADKLGPVDILVSCAGVMYFTMMANNQTEEWERTVDVNCKGLLHCLSNTVPGMLSRGKGHIVAISSDAGRKVFPGLGVYSASKFFVEATLQSLRLETAGTGLRVTSIQPGNTATELLGMSTDAEAIKKYGEPTGAKVLDPEDVASSIVYAVCQPEHVAVNEVLIEPRDEPI
- a CDS encoding Putative LCCL domain-containing protein → MADGRRHEHEPLLTAMERQQADEPATTRANPTEHPDAPLADTARRELEVDDDSSSQSTPRFMQDDGSWKRWRWVPYPVRRIVKATAKWSKGPPNPRNYKIKPILPQIQEFPLVLIDRYLPLFKHRVGLVFLYVAVWIITFALVKRSETFATEVEGWGAPQQIGCGATYWGRGNNCGLNGADCRPFNGSGFPFRCSANCAGYMVLNPRAVGDQEIVYQSLVIGGPTDNSSTPIYRGDSFLCSAAIHAGVVSNENGGCGVVRLVGRHEGFPSSERNDIESISFDSYFPLSFTFEPGIQCKARDLRWNLLAISLVFTTILSLLTASPAVFFFSIFTGVFWHVGLASDPPNHYSVADLVSNIIGKFLPAMFCAWVMYDKMGVRRTLTGLTAQVEKTVLWLGGCWVGALSNYTFRWIPIQRLNAHDLNQQPGAKAALAAIIIVLVVIIVQQVWYFRQEGRLLKYLKLYLLFLGGIVVCLVLPDLSLRIHHYILALLLLPGTSMQTRPSLLYQGLLVGLFINGIARWGFDAVLQTPAALQGDAQHGSVLPSILPPIVDLGQAAWNINFTWNNPPVGARYDGISVLVNDVERFRSYFDDGPVPAKSFVWTRESDLGLNEYFRFGFMEGSTSYDYTKAGIWNAEGKWIDMKPGPSMVRARSLGDEDDFVPR